ATGAGCTCCTCGCGGGCATACTGCAACGCCTCGCAGAACTGGTCATTCACGCTGCGAATGCGGCCGTCGGGGTACCATTCGGCGACGATTGCGTGCGCATCAATCGCACCGGTTACTTCGGCAATACGCCGTTCCGCACGCGCGAGCGCGTCCGAGCACGCTTCGGTCACGTCGCTTCTTCGTCGAAGTGGAACGCTTTGGGTTCAGTCATTTCGTCGCCCGTTTCGCTGCCGATCGCGTTCACGTCCGCGGGGCCGGATCCTGCCAGATCGGCCACACCAGCGGCACCAGCAGCGCCGGCGATACCGGCGGCGGCGGCGCCCGCAGCACCAGCAGCCGCCTCCCCGCCAATCCGGCGCGACCGAGACGTTGCGGCCGCACGAGCACGGCGCGCCTCAGGAGTGTTTTCGTCTTCCAGTAGCGCATCGCGAATAATACGGCGCGGGTCGTACTGGCGCGGGTCGAGCTGTTTCCAATCGACATCGTCAAACTCGGGGCCCATCTCGTCGCGCATGCGATCCTTCGCTCCCGAGGCCATCTTCCGCAGGCCGCGCACGAGCTCGCCGAGTTTTTGCGCATAGACAGGCAGTCGTTCGGGGCCCAGCACGAATAGCGCAATCACGAGGATCACGAGGAGTTTGTCGATGGTCAGGCCCACGGGGTCAAGCGTACCGGCAAAACAGGCGCGATCACACTGAGCCACACGGCGAACGAGTGCCTCGCGCGCGGCACGCCTGGCCAGTCTTTCGCCCGCGAACCCCTACTCTGGAACAGACGCTCGCGGGCCGCGCGTGCGGTGAACGTGGAGGCACAGTGAGCAAGCTCGAACGCAATTGGCAATACGCGGAGCAGTTCCCCGTGGAAACCGAATCCCAGGTGCGCGCGCGCCGACTCTCGCTTGAGCTCGGGATCGAGCCCGTAAGCCGCTCGGTCGCCGCGCACCTCTCCAGCCTCACCGTACTGACGGGTGCGCAGAGTATCTGCGAGATCGGTACCGGCGTTGGGGCGAGCGGGCTTGCGCTTTTGCGGCACTCCCCCGAGGCCACGCTGACGACACTCGATATCGAGGCGGAGTACCAGCGCCAGGCGAAGGCTGTGTTCGCGGAGGCCGGGATCCCCGCCGCACGCACCCGCCTCATCACGGGCGACGCGGCCCAGGTGCTTCCCCGCATGAACCTCGGTTCCTATGACCTCGTGCTGATCGATGCGAACCCCGAGGCGCTCCTCGAGTATCTCGAGCGCGCCCTCACGATCGTGCGTCTCGGCGGCACCATCGTGATCCCAAACGCGCTGTGGCGCGGGCGGGTTCCCGACCCCGCCGCACGCGACGGTCTCACGGCAGACTTCCGCGCCCTGCTGAGCGCGGTCGTCGACTCTCCCGCCATCCTCCCCGTGCTCTCGCCCGCGGGTGACGGCCTGCTCACGCTCACGCGCATCGGCTAGCGCGACGCGCGCAGAAACGCAGTTGGGCCCCCGCGATTTCTCGCGGGGGCCCAACTGTTGTGCGCTGAGTGCCGGGTCTCGCCCGGCTCCATGCGGCGCTCGTTTCGACTAGTTTACGGCGCCAGCAAGGGCGTCGCGCAGCTCTTTTGCTTCGTCATCGTTGACCGAAACCACGAGACGGCCGCCGCCCTCGAGTGGCACTCGGACGACGATCACGCGCCCTTCGCGTACCGCTTCCATTGGTCCGTCGCCGGTCCTCGGTTTCATTGCAGCCATGACGCCTCCTCGACTTCATCTTCGGGTCGTTCCTTCCCATTATCTCGGAGAAACCGCGCCCGCAAAAATCGGGTCACCCAGAATGACAGTCAAAGTGCCAATAATTCACCTGGGGTTTGGCCGAAGCGGCCGTTCGGCATCGGTCTATGCCGCGCCACTCAGCCAGGCCCGCAGCGCCCGCTCGACGAACTCGATCTGCGCGACGGGCACCTGTTCCTCGTCCGCGTGAGCGAGCGACGGGTTACCCGGACCAAAGTTCACCGCGGGGATACCGAGCTCGGAAAAGCGCGCGACGTCAGTCCAGCCGACCTTCGCCTGGGGCTCGTGCCCCACAGCTTCGACAAAGCGGCGCGCGAGGGGCGCGTCGAGGCCCGGGCGGGCGCCCGGAGCGAGGTCCACGATCTCGACCTCATCAGCGTCCGCGAAGAACTCGCGCACGAACGCGACGGCCTCCTCGGGGCTGCGGCTCGGTGCGAACCGATAGTTGACCTCGATCGTGCAGCGGTCAGGGATCACGTTGCCGGCAACCCCGCCCTCAATGCGCACCGCGTTCAGACCCTCGCGATATTCAAGGCCGTCGACCATCACACGCTCGGCCTCATACGCGGCAAGCTTCGCGAGCAGCGGGGCGGCGCCCTGGATGGCGTTGATGCCCATCCAGCTGCGCGCGGAGTGCGCGCGCCGCCCATGCACGCTCACGCGGGCGCGCAGGGTGCCGTTGCAGCCGCCCTCGATCGTGCCGTTCGACGGCTCGCCCAGGATGGCGAAGTCCGCCGCGAACAGCTCGGGGCGCGCCCGGAGGGTCCGCCCCAGTCCGTTCAGGTCGGAGGCGACTTCCTCGTGGTCGTACCAAATCCAGGTCAGGTCTACGGCGGGCTCGGTGAGCTCGAGCGCGAGCGCCAGCTGCACCGCGACACCGGCCTTCATGTCGACGGTGCCGCGGCCCCAGATGACGGCCTCGCCGGTTTCGGCGTCGGTGCGATCCTGCACGGGCAGGTTGTCGTTGATCGGCACCGTGTCGAGGTGGCCCGCAATCGCGACCCGCTGGGCGCGCCCGAGGTTCGTCCGGGCGACGATCGTGTCGCCGTCGCGATCAACTGTGAGGTGCGGCGCGTGCGCCAGCAGCGCCACGACGGCGTCGGCGATCTGGCGTTCGTCGCCCGACACCGAGGGGATGTCGCAGAGCTGCCGCGTGAGTGCCACGGGGCCGGCTGACGGATCAAGGATGGGGGTTACGGGTTCGCTCACCCATCAAGCTTAGAGCGCGGGGTCGGTATCCTCGAAGGTATGACGACACAGCAGCGCCTCGCCTGGGGCTACGGCCTCGCCACGCACACCTCCGACGGGACCGTCCTCGACACCTGGTACCCCGAGCCGAAGCTGGGCGCGCGCCCCGGCGCGATCGACCCGTGGATTTTCCCCGCCGACATCGACGCCCTTGCCGGCCCCGACGAGCGCCGCGGCGTCACCGTCGAGGTCGTGACTATCGAGATCGACCTCGATGCCGCACCCGCGGGCACCTCGGACGCTTACCTGCGCCTGCACCTGCTCTCGCACTGCCTCGTTGCGCCGAACAGCATCAACCTCGATGGGATCTTCGGCGCGCTGCCGAACATCGTCTGGACGAACGCCGGCCCCGTCGAGCCCGGAGACTTCGAGCGCCTGCGCCCCCTGCTTCGCCGCGCCGGCATCGTCGCGATGGGAGTGGACAAGTTCCCGCGCCTCACTGACTACCTGATCCCGAAGGGCGTCCGCATCGCCGACGCCTCGCGCGTCCGCCTCGGCGCGCACCTCGCCCCGGGCACGACCGTGATGCACGAGGGTTTCGTGAACTTCAACGCCGGTACGCTCGGCGCTTCCATGGTCGAGGGACGCATTTCACAGGGCGTCGTCGTCGGCGACGGCGCGGACATCGGCGGTGGCGCCTCGATCATGGGCACCCTGTCGGGCGGCGGCACGCAGAAGATCTCGGTCGGCGAGCGCGCGCTGCTCGGTGCAAACTCGGGCATCGGCATCTCGATCGGCGACGACTCGGTCGTCGAGGCTGGGCTCTATGTCACGGCCGGCACGAAGGTCCTGCTGCCCCACGGCACCGACGCGTCAGCCGGCGAGCCGGTCGCGGTCAAAGCCGTCGAGCTCTCGGGCGTGCCCCAGCTGCTCTTCCGCCGCAACTCCGCCACGGGCGCGGTCGAGGCCCTCCCGCGCACCGGCCACGGCATCGTGCTCAACGCGGCGCTGCACGCGTAAGTCCCTCGGCAGGATCCTGCCCGGTCTCGCACCAGCAGGATCCTGCCGCCGTGCACTAAGCAATTGGCCGGCCCCGCGTGTGCGGAGGCCGGCCAATTGCGTTGTGCAGAAACCTAGCGGTTCAGGTGACGCTCGCCCGCGCCGACGTACAGCTGCTGCGGTCGACCGATCTTCGTCTGGCCGTCGCCTCGCGCCTCGCGCCAGTGCGCGAGCCAGCCGGGCAGCCGCCCGATCGCGAACAGCACGGTGAACATGCGGGTCGGGAAGCCCATGGCCTTGTAGATCACGCCGGTGTAGAAGTCGACGTTTGGGTACAGACGACGCTCCTGGAAGTACGGGTCGCTGAGGGCGATCTGCTCGAGCTCTTGTGCCAGGTCGAGCAGCGGGTCGTTGACGCCGAGCTCGGCCAGCACGCTGTGCGCGCTGTCCTTCACGATGCGGGCACGCGGGTCGTAGTTCTTGTAGACGCGGTGGCCGAAGCCCATGAGCTTCACCCCCGCCTCCTTGTTCTTGACCCGTTCGACGAACGCGTGTACGCCCTGGCCCGAGTCTCGAATCTGCGCGAGCATGTCAAGCACCGCCTCGTTGGCGCCGCCGTGCAGCGGGCCCGAGAGCGCGTTGATGCCGGCCGAGACCGACGAGAACATGTTCGCTCCGGTCGAACCGACGAGGCGGACGGTCGACGTCGACGCGTTCTGCTCGTGGTCGGCGTGCAGGATCAAGAGCTGGTCGAGCGCCTTCACGAGCGTGGGGCTGAGCTCGTACTTCTCGGCCTTGTTGCCGAAGTTCAGGCGCAGGAAGTTCTCGACGAAGCTCAGGTTGTTGTCGGGGTACAGGAAGGCCTGCCCAATCGACTTCTTGTGCGCGTAGGCAGCGATCACCGGCAGCTTCGCGAGCAGGCGAATCGTGTTTTCCTCGATGCCCTCGGGGCTATCGGCGTCGAGCGAGCCTTCGTAGAAGGTCGACAGCGCCTGCAGGCCGCCCGAGAGCACGGCCATGGGGTGCGCGGTGTGCGGCAGGCCCTCGAAGTAGTACTTCATATCCTCGTGCAGGAGGGTGTGGTGGCGAATCCTGCTGTCAAAGGCCTCAAGCTCGGTCGGCGTCGGGAGCTCGCCGTAGATCAGCAAGTAAGCGACCTCGAGGAAGGTCGAGCCCTTCGCGAGCTCGTCGATCGGGTAGCCGCGGTAGCGCAGGATGCCCTGGTCGCCATCAATATAGGTGATCGCCGACTTCGTCGAGGCGGTGTTCACAAAGCCGTAATCGAGCGCGGTCAGCCCGGTCTGGCGGGTGAGCGTGCTGACGTCGATGGCGGCGTGGCCGTCAGCGGCGGGCAAGATGGGGAACTCTGCCGTGGCGCCGGGCACGATGAGCTTCGCGGTCCCGAGGGCGGCCTGGCCCAGGCCCTTGGTCGAGTCGATCACAGCGTCTCCTAGCGAGGTCGTCACAGAGTGGGGGAAGGCGCGACTCCTGTGTGCAGCAGACGCCCCATCACTCCACCATATCCGGTCCCGATGACACGCTGCACCCACGCAGCCATTATCGGAGCCCAACAGCGGGGCCGCTGCGCTTCTGTACGGTTCCACCATCGTGGGAACCGCACAACAGAACGGCAAAATCGCTCACGACGGACACATATTTTGCTTCACATCGAAATACTTTCGTGATCTCGCGTGTCGCGTCACACGCACTCGGGGCAGGATCCGCCCGGCGCTACTCCCCCGAAATGCGGCGGGCGGCCTCAGCGATGTGCGCGTCCGTCGCAGTGGTCGAGAACCGCACGTGCTGCGGCGATCCGTCGCCGTAGAACGTCCCCGGGCCCACCACGATACCCAGATCGGCGAAGTGGGCGACGTCCTCCCACGCGTCCACGCCGCGGGTCACCCAGAGGTACAGGCCGGCTTCGCTGGCGTCGATGCGATAGCCGGCAGCTTCGAGCGCGGGGCGCAGGATCGCGCGGCGCGCACGGTAGCGCTCGCGTTGCTCGGCCACGTGCGCCTCGTCGCCGAGCGCGGCGATCATCGCCGCCTGCACCGGCGCGGGCAGCATCAGCCCGGCGTGCTTGCGGACCGTGAGCAGCCGCTCGATGAGCGCCGGGTCGCCCGCAATAAACGCCGCGCGGTAGCCGGCCAGGTTGGACTGCTTGCTCAGCGAGTACACGCCGAGCACATCGGTGTGGTCGGCGCCGACGACGCGCGGGTCAAGGATGGACGGGATCGGAGTGCTCTCCCAGGGCTCGTCCCACCCGAACTCGGCGTAGCACTCGTCGCCGGCGATGACGGCGCCGAGCTCGCGCGCACGCGCAACGGCAGCGCGCAGGGCGTCGACGCCGAGCACGCGGCCGTCGGGGTTGCCGGGCGAGTTGATCCAGACGAGCTTCGTGCTCTCCGGCCACTCGGCCGGGTCGTCCGAGGCCAGAGCGGTCGCGCCGGCCAGTGCCGCGCCCATGGCATAACTTGGGTAGGCGATCACGGGGTGCACGACGGTGTCTCCGGCGCCGAGGCCCAACAGGAACGGCAGCAGCGCGACGAGTTCTTTCGAGCCGACCGTCGGCAGGGTTGCCTCGGGCGCCACGGTCACGCCTCGACGGCGCAGGTACCACTCGGCGATGGCCTCGCGCAGGCGCGGGCTGCCCGCGGTCGCGGGGTACGCGTGCGCGTCGGTCGCGTCAGCAAGCGCGCGTCGCACCGAGTCGGGTGAAGGGTCGATCGGCGAGCCGATCGAGAGGTCGATCTTGCCTCCCGGGTGCAGCGCCGCGCGCGCCGAGAATGGCGCCATCGCGTCCCAGGGGTAGTCGGGGAGCGGCCCGCGCATGCCTAGACAGCCTGCGGGGGAAGCACCGCGACGACCGGGTGGTCGAAGGTGTACACGCCGACCTTGGCAGCACCACCAGGCGAACCGATTTCGTCGAAGAACTCGACGTTGGCCTTGTAATAGTCGGCCCACTCGCCGGGCAGGTCGTCTTCGTAGTAGATGGCCTCGACGGGACACACGGGCTCGCACGCACCGCAGTCGACGCACTCGTCGGGGTGAATGTAGAGCATGCGGTCGCCCTCGTAGATGCAGTCGACCGGGCACTCATCAACGCATGCACGATCCTTTACATCGACACACGGCAGGGCGATGACGTAGGTCATGCAGGCTCACCAACTTTCGAATCGAAGAGTGCCCAGTCTACCGCTCGGGCAATGGGCGCTGCCCCGGCACGCGGGCGAAGCGCGCCGCCCGCGCGCGTCGTGACCGTTGCCCTAGCTCGCGGCGATAAAGATAAGCCCGTCGAGCGTGGCGGTCGAGGCGCCTTCGGACCCCTCGACGATGTCAAGCTGCTTCACCAGAATGAGGCGTTGCCCGGTCTGCAGGGCGCGGGCAAAGTTCGCGAGCGCCTCGGGCGCGCCCGCGGCTACGACGTTCAGCGGGATCGCGGTGAGCCCTGCAGCGGGTGCGGGCGCCGGTTCGGCCGCATTCGCCGCCTCAGCGCCAGCGCCATCGCCGGCGGTGTCGGCGGCCGCAGCGGCAGCGGCCTCGGCGGCCGCAGCCTCCGGGTCGACCTCCGGCGGAACGGGTGAAGACGCGGTGACCGAGGTCAGCTGCACCCCAGACTGAAGCGCCAGCGTCTCGAGCTCACGCAGGAGCTCAGCGCTCGCCACGGTTGCCGGCAGCGAACCGCTCAGCTCAGTCGCCACTGCCTCGAGCTCCGCCCGATTCTTCTCCGCCTGCTGCAGCATCTGAATCTGCACGACCTGCGCGTCGTTGCGGATCTGGGCCGACTCGGCCAGGTCGTCCGTCGATGACGCAATGGCCAGCTGCGGCAGCAGCCCTCCGATAATGCCGAACAGGATCAGCGCGGCGCTCACGACGCCTGCGCCGAGCACCCAGAGGCGTGTCTTCGCACTCATCAGTTGGCCTCCTTTGCGGCAAACCGCGTCGACCGTGCCTCTTCATTGACGGTCAGTTCGATGATGGTGGTGACGCTGCTCGGCAGCGCCTCCTCGCCCTCGGCCGGTGGTGCGGACGCATCCACCGTGCTCGACGTCGCCATCGCGCATTCAAAGCCAGTGACCGCACTCATGCGGTCAATCAGGTCCGCCGCCGCCGCGAACTGCGCGCTGCGAATAGTGACCGTCAGCTTTGCTGCTCCGGGGCCGCACAGCGATGGCGCTTCGGCCGCGGCGGGGTCGACGACGCCGTTCGAGGCCGAGAACCCGACGAGCGCCGACCCCTCGGGCAGGCCCAGCGCGATCTCGTCGCGCAGGTCGATGAACATGACCTCTTCACCCGTCGCCTCCTGGCGAAGCGCCGTGAGCGTCTGCGAGCGGCTCAACAGTTGCTGCACTTCCCCAAACTCGGCGAGCTGTGTGATGAGGGCGTTCGACTCGGCGTCGAGCACCTCGAGTCGCTGTTGTGCGAACATCGCCGTGACAAATCCTGCCCCCGCGATGAGCGCGGCGACCGCGGCGCTGGCCACGATCATGAGCAGCAGCTTCGGCAGGGTCTTCTCATG
This genomic stretch from Leucobacter sp. CX169 harbors:
- the fdxA gene encoding ferredoxin, which codes for MTYVIALPCVDVKDRACVDECPVDCIYEGDRMLYIHPDECVDCGACEPVCPVEAIYYEDDLPGEWADYYKANVEFFDEIGSPGGAAKVGVYTFDHPVVAVLPPQAV
- the dapC gene encoding succinyldiaminopimelate transaminase, whose protein sequence is MRGPLPDYPWDAMAPFSARAALHPGGKIDLSIGSPIDPSPDSVRRALADATDAHAYPATAGSPRLREAIAEWYLRRRGVTVAPEATLPTVGSKELVALLPFLLGLGAGDTVVHPVIAYPSYAMGAALAGATALASDDPAEWPESTKLVWINSPGNPDGRVLGVDALRAAVARARELGAVIAGDECYAEFGWDEPWESTPIPSILDPRVVGADHTDVLGVYSLSKQSNLAGYRAAFIAGDPALIERLLTVRKHAGLMLPAPVQAAMIAALGDEAHVAEQRERYRARRAILRPALEAAGYRIDASEAGLYLWVTRGVDAWEDVAHFADLGIVVGPGTFYGDGSPQHVRFSTTATDAHIAEAARRISGE
- the dapD gene encoding 2,3,4,5-tetrahydropyridine-2,6-dicarboxylate N-succinyltransferase — translated: MTTQQRLAWGYGLATHTSDGTVLDTWYPEPKLGARPGAIDPWIFPADIDALAGPDERRGVTVEVVTIEIDLDAAPAGTSDAYLRLHLLSHCLVAPNSINLDGIFGALPNIVWTNAGPVEPGDFERLRPLLRRAGIVAMGVDKFPRLTDYLIPKGVRIADASRVRLGAHLAPGTTVMHEGFVNFNAGTLGASMVEGRISQGVVVGDGADIGGGASIMGTLSGGGTQKISVGERALLGANSGIGISIGDDSVVEAGLYVTAGTKVLLPHGTDASAGEPVAVKAVELSGVPQLLFRRNSATGAVEALPRTGHGIVLNAALHA
- the dapE gene encoding succinyl-diaminopimelate desuccinylase, which produces MSEPVTPILDPSAGPVALTRQLCDIPSVSGDERQIADAVVALLAHAPHLTVDRDGDTIVARTNLGRAQRVAIAGHLDTVPINDNLPVQDRTDAETGEAVIWGRGTVDMKAGVAVQLALALELTEPAVDLTWIWYDHEEVASDLNGLGRTLRARPELFAADFAILGEPSNGTIEGGCNGTLRARVSVHGRRAHSARSWMGINAIQGAAPLLAKLAAYEAERVMVDGLEYREGLNAVRIEGGVAGNVIPDRCTIEVNYRFAPSRSPEEAVAFVREFFADADEVEIVDLAPGARPGLDAPLARRFVEAVGHEPQAKVGWTDVARFSELGIPAVNFGPGNPSLAHADEEQVPVAQIEFVERALRAWLSGAA
- a CDS encoding GspMb/PilO family protein — its product is MSAKTRLWVLGAGVVSAALILFGIIGGLLPQLAIASSTDDLAESAQIRNDAQVVQIQMLQQAEKNRAELEAVATELSGSLPATVASAELLRELETLALQSGVQLTSVTASSPVPPEVDPEAAAAEAAAAAAADTAGDGAGAEAANAAEPAPAPAAGLTAIPLNVVAAGAPEALANFARALQTGQRLILVKQLDIVEGSEGASTATLDGLIFIAAS
- a CDS encoding twin-arginine translocase TatA/TatE family subunit, translating into MGLTIDKLLVILVIALFVLGPERLPVYAQKLGELVRGLRKMASGAKDRMRDEMGPEFDDVDWKQLDPRQYDPRRIIRDALLEDENTPEARRARAAATSRSRRIGGEAAAGAAGAAAAGIAGAAGAAGVADLAGSGPADVNAIGSETGDEMTEPKAFHFDEEAT
- a CDS encoding DUF3117 domain-containing protein translates to MAAMKPRTGDGPMEAVREGRVIVVRVPLEGGGRLVVSVNDDEAKELRDALAGAVN
- a CDS encoding O-methyltransferase; translation: METESQVRARRLSLELGIEPVSRSVAAHLSSLTVLTGAQSICEIGTGVGASGLALLRHSPEATLTTLDIEAEYQRQAKAVFAEAGIPAARTRLITGDAAQVLPRMNLGSYDLVLIDANPEALLEYLERALTIVRLGGTIVIPNALWRGRVPDPAARDGLTADFRALLSAVVDSPAILPVLSPAGDGLLTLTRIG
- a CDS encoding citrate synthase, with the protein product MIDSTKGLGQAALGTAKLIVPGATAEFPILPAADGHAAIDVSTLTRQTGLTALDYGFVNTASTKSAITYIDGDQGILRYRGYPIDELAKGSTFLEVAYLLIYGELPTPTELEAFDSRIRHHTLLHEDMKYYFEGLPHTAHPMAVLSGGLQALSTFYEGSLDADSPEGIEENTIRLLAKLPVIAAYAHKKSIGQAFLYPDNNLSFVENFLRLNFGNKAEKYELSPTLVKALDQLLILHADHEQNASTSTVRLVGSTGANMFSSVSAGINALSGPLHGGANEAVLDMLAQIRDSGQGVHAFVERVKNKEAGVKLMGFGHRVYKNYDPRARIVKDSAHSVLAELGVNDPLLDLAQELEQIALSDPYFQERRLYPNVDFYTGVIYKAMGFPTRMFTVLFAIGRLPGWLAHWREARGDGQTKIGRPQQLYVGAGERHLNR